In a genomic window of Sulfurisphaera tokodaii str. 7:
- a CDS encoding ABC transporter ATP-binding protein yields the protein MITLKNVTKLFGNFKALDNVSLEIEKGEFFIILGRSGSGKTTLLRLIAGLEKVTSGRIIIDNEDVTDLPPSKRDVGMVFQNYALYPNKTVHENMAIALENIKISKSEKENRIVEISKELDIYNLLDKYPGQLSGGQQQRVAIAKALVRRPKVMLMDEPLSNLDVQLRYSARKLIKKIQREFNITTLYVTHDSNEALAIADRICVIDKGKVLQVGKPEEIYSSPSNITVASLLTSMSFIRVDGKTIGVRPEDVILGEGQYEGTVTNSEFWGSYYLIYIDYNGNEIRAMSKNRIKEGSKIKFELTNYKVFNHD from the coding sequence TTGATTACACTTAAAAACGTAACTAAACTTTTCGGTAACTTTAAAGCTTTAGACAATGTAAGCCTCGAAATAGAAAAGGGAGAGTTCTTCATAATTTTAGGCAGATCAGGTTCTGGGAAAACTACACTTCTCAGACTTATAGCTGGATTGGAAAAAGTGACTTCCGGGAGAATAATAATAGATAATGAAGACGTTACAGATCTTCCTCCTTCAAAAAGAGATGTGGGAATGGTTTTTCAGAATTATGCATTATATCCAAATAAAACTGTTCATGAAAATATGGCTATAGCTCTTGAAAATATTAAGATAAGTAAATCGGAAAAAGAAAATAGAATAGTTGAAATTTCGAAGGAATTAGATATATATAATTTACTGGATAAATATCCTGGTCAACTTTCTGGAGGTCAGCAACAAAGAGTAGCAATAGCAAAGGCTTTGGTCAGAAGACCTAAGGTAATGCTAATGGACGAACCTCTATCAAACCTAGACGTTCAACTTAGGTATTCTGCCAGAAAATTGATCAAGAAAATACAAAGAGAATTTAATATCACTACACTTTACGTTACCCATGATTCTAATGAGGCTTTAGCTATTGCAGATAGAATATGTGTAATAGATAAGGGAAAGGTTTTACAGGTGGGAAAACCGGAGGAAATTTATAGTTCTCCCTCAAATATAACTGTTGCATCCCTATTAACGTCTATGAGCTTTATACGAGTGGATGGAAAAACTATTGGGGTTAGACCAGAGGATGTTATATTAGGTGAGGGGCAATATGAAGGTACAGTTACAAATTCCGAATTTTGGGGTTCGTATTACTTAATTTATATTGACTATAACGGAAATGAGATAAGGGCTATGAGCAAAAATAGAATAAAAGAAGGCTCAAAAATAAAGTTCGAATTAACTAATTATAAGGTGTTCAATCATGATTAG
- a CDS encoding IS5-like element ISSto3 family transposase — MGIEIYQSVIPQKYLGWKSKYLLDCEEILKELDDVIRREFEGFKFTQYDPLTYLKMLIVMVLYRESYRGTIELAATNIVVKRFLKVKEIPSKSSLHWFVHKFSDRIRDLLLKVFRRFESLVEEEQLPTHHLLAEEKFGRDIRLLDSFPVELPNGKKSIETHIEKLLLDLREIDSKRKPHEVLASLDEGKREELFSHFPRDYTVREHEGSWGRKWGKAWFGGKCFAEVSSKTLMVSKVELVLANVSDSRSPIVPNVVTLVDRGFVERGKVIRARKGLGVLRSGVEFFGIFLKEHMRCFARSLEVLNTFANLVGLAYNIQRFRALRKRRVLH; from the coding sequence ATGGGCATCGAAATTTACCAAAGCGTAATCCCCCAAAAATATTTGGGTTGGAAGAGTAAATATCTTTTGGATTGCGAGGAGATCTTGAAAGAGCTAGATGATGTGATCAGAAGGGAGTTCGAGGGTTTCAAGTTCACTCAATATGACCCCTTGACTTACTTGAAGATGCTGATTGTTATGGTACTCTATAGAGAGTCTTATAGGGGGACAATTGAACTCGCAGCTACAAATATTGTGGTAAAGCGTTTCCTCAAAGTTAAAGAAATCCCATCAAAGTCCTCACTACACTGGTTTGTCCACAAGTTTAGTGACAGAATAAGGGATTTACTCCTCAAGGTATTCAGAAGATTTGAATCACTCGTTGAAGAAGAACAACTCCCAACACACCATCTACTAGCAGAGGAGAAGTTTGGAAGGGATATAAGGTTGCTTGATAGTTTTCCCGTTGAGTTGCCTAATGGTAAGAAGAGTATTGAGACTCATATTGAGAAGTTATTGCTTGATTTGAGGGAGATTGATTCTAAGAGGAAGCCTCATGAGGTTCTTGCTTCACTTGATGAGGGAAAGAGGGAGGAGCTTTTTTCTCATTTCCCTAGGGATTATACTGTTAGGGAGCATGAGGGGAGTTGGGGTAGGAAGTGGGGTAAGGCTTGGTTTGGGGGGAAGTGTTTTGCTGAGGTTTCTTCTAAAACCCTTATGGTATCTAAGGTTGAGTTAGTTTTAGCTAATGTTTCTGACTCGAGGTCTCCTATTGTGCCTAATGTGGTTACGCTTGTGGATAGGGGGTTTGTGGAGAGGGGTAAGGTAATTAGGGCTAGAAAGGGTTTGGGAGTTTTGAGGAGTGGTGTTGAGTTTTTTGGGATTTTCCTCAAGGAGCACATGAGGTGTTTTGCTAGGAGTTTAGAGGTGTTGAATACTTTTGCTAATCTCGTAGGTTTAGCTTATAATATTCAGCGGTTTAGGGCTCTTAGGAAAAGGCGTGTCCTACACTAG
- a CDS encoding ABC transporter permease subunit, which produces MIRYSIPYLVYITIFGILPLILTFVIVGLNFNLAKSAFSITNVGEIIYNTFYFSLFTAIVSTILGFILAIGVDMFPKKVLILLALLPFTIPFTSSALIWVISFYGGYGWFTYLLGINYDPLYFSKTALTAVSLVSAWSSTPLAFLLILASLRSVPVEVKESAQIDGLTLSQYYLNVAFPYALKGILLSFLINFVLSMGNFDLPYVMTQGGPGFSTTTLSLIVYFMMFEYDNFSGGALFAAILSLIATLPAIGVALLIKKGGFKVSLPAIKIPDKLFKPIILALTVIIILFLDFPVYWMILVATRPNNLDFVKPPILLPKSINLSYLISSFYSSIPYMISSIIVALIVGVITILLSSISAYESARKFWFWLLILSIYLYALPSTSYIIPIYLMEADVNLINTWIGLALPSAIFTATFAFWTMFNFYIDFPKVYEEAAEIDGMKNKMLRLILPLSRPFLIASFIISFIFAWHLLFYPLVLSETPYNMNFPPSGSETITIFALNSITQGSVNWALLASSALIAALPVIIISYVAQDYVLRGLYSGGVKGS; this is translated from the coding sequence ATGATTAGATATTCCATACCTTACTTAGTATATATTACTATTTTCGGAATTTTACCATTAATTCTAACGTTTGTAATAGTTGGTTTAAACTTTAATCTTGCGAAATCGGCTTTTTCAATAACAAATGTTGGTGAAATAATATATAATACTTTTTACTTCTCATTATTTACTGCAATAGTTTCAACTATTTTGGGCTTTATTCTCGCTATAGGAGTTGATATGTTCCCTAAAAAAGTCTTAATCTTATTAGCCCTATTACCCTTTACAATACCTTTTACGTCATCAGCACTTATCTGGGTAATAAGTTTTTATGGAGGTTACGGATGGTTCACCTACTTACTTGGAATTAATTATGATCCTTTATACTTCTCTAAAACAGCGTTAACTGCAGTAAGCCTTGTCAGTGCATGGAGTTCTACTCCTTTAGCGTTTTTACTAATATTAGCCTCTTTAAGGAGTGTCCCAGTTGAAGTTAAGGAATCGGCACAGATAGACGGTTTAACTCTATCCCAATATTACCTTAATGTAGCCTTTCCCTATGCATTAAAAGGAATATTACTTTCCTTCCTTATTAATTTCGTATTATCCATGGGTAACTTTGACCTACCATATGTTATGACTCAAGGAGGACCAGGGTTTTCTACAACAACACTTTCGTTAATCGTATATTTCATGATGTTTGAATACGATAACTTTTCTGGTGGTGCATTATTTGCGGCAATACTTTCTCTTATAGCAACACTTCCAGCAATAGGTGTTGCCTTATTAATAAAGAAAGGAGGTTTTAAAGTTAGTTTACCAGCAATCAAAATCCCAGATAAGTTATTCAAACCGATAATTCTAGCTCTTACCGTAATAATTATATTATTTTTAGATTTTCCAGTCTATTGGATGATATTAGTCGCTACGAGACCTAACAATTTAGATTTCGTAAAACCGCCAATTTTACTTCCCAAATCCATTAATTTGTCTTATTTAATATCATCATTTTATTCCTCAATACCGTACATGATAAGTTCAATAATTGTAGCATTAATTGTAGGCGTAATTACAATTCTACTGTCAAGTATAAGTGCCTATGAGAGTGCTAGAAAATTCTGGTTCTGGCTCCTAATATTATCAATATATTTATATGCTTTACCATCAACTTCTTACATAATACCTATATATCTAATGGAGGCTGACGTTAATTTAATTAACACATGGATAGGTTTAGCACTACCTTCAGCAATATTTACAGCTACTTTTGCTTTCTGGACTATGTTCAATTTCTATATTGATTTCCCTAAAGTATATGAAGAAGCTGCGGAAATTGATGGAATGAAAAATAAGATGCTTAGATTAATATTACCACTATCCAGACCTTTCTTAATTGCCAGTTTTATAATCTCTTTCATATTTGCCTGGCATTTACTATTTTACCCGCTAGTATTAAGCGAAACACCATATAATATGAATTTCCCACCTAGTGGGAGTGAAACAATAACTATCTTTGCACTGAATTCAATAACACAAGGATCAGTAAATTGGGCTCTATTAGCATCTTCTGCATTGATAGCTGCACTACCAGTTATAATAATATCCTATGTAGCTCAAGATTACGTATTAAGAGGATTATATAGTGGAGGAGTAAAAGGTAGCTGA
- a CDS encoding glycosyltransferase family 4 protein: protein MKDEKINIVLRILWKGGVTRVAVEEARNMKSTLIVYRHAGTQYDLSNIDVKVLFDGKSKWIFKVLTSIYAGQRGDEATVDLDRIIKASDIIKGPALFHDQFAGLTGYLRKIKHGEDYAIYIHETSFDNKGIKWALPKFMEKKILEKSKLIITNSKWNKEILASKGFSAEVVYPGCYPRERINLEREKIVLAVSVWDSGRRPEIYGEISKKIKGKLVMAGYWTRQDTLNEFMSKYKEVIITGPISESKLQELYDKASVLIRFGFNEKGPGMGVLEAMGAGMPVIVNEGLGSKELIKDNGYVVRDWDEAVDRINEILEDESLRKKMSINSWEIAKSLSWTNHARKLYELLMKIYE, encoded by the coding sequence ATGAAAGATGAGAAGATAAACATCGTGCTAAGAATCCTTTGGAAAGGAGGAGTTACTAGAGTTGCGGTTGAAGAAGCCAGAAATATGAAAAGCACACTAATAGTTTACAGACATGCCGGGACACAATATGACTTATCTAACATAGATGTGAAAGTCCTTTTTGACGGTAAATCTAAGTGGATTTTTAAAGTGTTAACATCTATTTATGCAGGTCAGAGGGGAGACGAGGCCACAGTAGACTTAGACAGAATCATAAAAGCCAGTGATATAATTAAAGGACCCGCATTATTTCACGATCAATTCGCCGGGTTAACGGGGTATTTAAGGAAAATAAAACACGGAGAAGATTACGCAATTTACATTCACGAAACCTCTTTTGATAACAAAGGAATAAAATGGGCTTTACCCAAATTTATGGAGAAAAAAATTTTAGAGAAGAGCAAATTAATAATCACGAACAGTAAATGGAACAAAGAGATCTTAGCTAGTAAGGGCTTTAGCGCTGAAGTAGTATATCCCGGTTGTTACCCCAGAGAGAGGATAAATCTTGAGAGAGAAAAGATTGTCTTGGCAGTTTCAGTATGGGATTCTGGAAGAAGGCCCGAGATTTACGGGGAGATTAGTAAAAAAATTAAGGGAAAACTGGTAATGGCGGGATATTGGACTAGACAAGACACATTAAACGAATTCATGAGTAAATATAAGGAGGTAATAATAACCGGGCCTATTTCAGAGAGTAAACTGCAAGAACTTTATGATAAAGCCTCAGTGCTAATACGATTCGGTTTTAATGAAAAAGGGCCCGGTATGGGAGTTTTAGAAGCTATGGGGGCTGGAATGCCCGTAATAGTAAATGAGGGTTTAGGTAGTAAGGAACTAATAAAAGATAACGGATATGTGGTAAGAGATTGGGATGAAGCTGTGGATAGAATAAATGAGATATTGGAAGATGAAAGTCTAAGGAAGAAAATGAGCATTAACTCTTGGGAAATTGCTAAAAGCTTGAGTTGGACTAACCATGCTAGAAAATTATATGAATTGTTAATGAAAATATATGAGTAA
- a CDS encoding PIN domain-containing protein codes for MELRERVLVDTNIIIQKRDMIFDFLKNYDPIFSDLIITEVMKVIRENAIESKKKNKPEVANKYLAFGQKFLKILYQQNTQLAYPDIKDFTDAFTLMFDRDVDAVDAVMAVIAKRQGVNVLSNDKDLDRLKDYTKRISI; via the coding sequence ATGGAATTGAGAGAAAGAGTATTAGTAGATACAAATATCATTATACAAAAGAGAGACATGATATTTGATTTTCTTAAGAACTACGATCCTATATTTTCCGATCTTATTATTACAGAAGTTATGAAAGTAATAAGGGAAAATGCAATTGAATCTAAGAAGAAAAATAAACCGGAAGTCGCGAATAAATATCTGGCATTCGGTCAGAAATTTTTGAAAATATTATATCAACAGAACACCCAACTCGCCTATCCTGACATTAAGGATTTTACGGATGCGTTTACATTAATGTTTGACAGAGATGTAGACGCAGTTGATGCAGTTATGGCTGTAATTGCTAAAAGACAAGGAGTTAATGTCCTCTCTAACGATAAAGACCTGGATAGATTGAAAGATTATACAAAGCGTATAAGTATTTAA
- a CDS encoding AAA family ATPase has product MLYRVKGKQGLLIIDFDAKGYYVLDDNKRILNAYGEKGKLYVDVNTKTRYVYLFKANDNEYPKDKVFTLSYPEDFKMIKYEECEKKSEVKDKLLLDNEKNSLTYLYSRKEVKTPLYLELSYCYEGEADNLLLGLFAENEPDTVPECHGKMLGGCSKYYSKGSIAIGFDPHYSRTDLIVINEDGKCETLKINKDLTGCHNLKLLASDKIYLWIDDFGPFPFKISRHQGSIYLVANSGDNTARVNVNFLNVYEGEITIVDKVEKAGFSEVEIENFRGIAYGKLNLDRVNVIIGANNAGKTTILDAIYLLSDPKQKPPGFNTTLELLAYLHNVKKGNKFIYRFYNTASPPVLRGDEIKYDDIIRYVESGKSNEVKALYLSPRLMSRYTKFIKDNWEEISNYTEIFNEIFNEINEINVEEYLTMTLEPFGGTYTFYLIRKDGKRVRLYDVGEGVKIYIISRILYEYLKPSIILWDDIESHLNSSLLGKVIAWFSDIPSQVVVTTHNLEVAKDIAKDGKCIVVDIDKDGILRVKEIQDLEEYLKLGLDPRAIIRAIGSGKDKAINP; this is encoded by the coding sequence ATGCTATATAGAGTTAAAGGTAAACAAGGGCTTCTTATTATTGATTTTGACGCTAAGGGTTATTATGTCTTAGATGATAATAAAAGGATTTTAAATGCTTATGGAGAAAAAGGAAAGCTCTACGTTGATGTTAATACTAAGACTCGTTATGTTTACTTGTTTAAGGCTAATGATAATGAATACCCTAAGGATAAAGTCTTTACTCTTTCATATCCAGAAGATTTTAAGATGATTAAATATGAAGAATGTGAAAAGAAGTCTGAGGTAAAGGATAAGCTTCTGCTTGATAACGAAAAAAATTCGTTAACTTACCTATACTCCAGAAAGGAAGTGAAAACTCCATTATACCTAGAGCTGAGTTATTGCTATGAAGGTGAGGCTGATAACCTCTTATTAGGGCTCTTTGCAGAAAACGAGCCAGATACTGTCCCAGAGTGTCACGGCAAGATGTTGGGTGGATGTAGTAAATACTATTCTAAAGGTAGTATTGCTATAGGTTTTGATCCCCATTATTCTAGGACTGATTTAATTGTAATAAATGAGGACGGTAAATGTGAAACACTTAAGATAAACAAAGATTTAACTGGTTGCCATAACTTAAAGCTTCTTGCTAGTGATAAAATATATCTATGGATCGACGATTTTGGTCCTTTTCCGTTCAAAATCTCAAGACACCAAGGTTCGATTTATTTAGTTGCCAATAGTGGAGATAATACCGCAAGAGTTAATGTGAATTTTCTTAACGTTTATGAAGGGGAAATAACTATAGTAGATAAAGTTGAAAAAGCTGGATTTAGTGAAGTTGAGATCGAGAACTTCAGGGGAATAGCGTATGGTAAACTCAATCTTGATAGGGTTAATGTTATAATTGGTGCAAATAATGCTGGAAAAACTACAATTTTGGATGCAATTTATTTACTTTCGGATCCCAAACAGAAGCCTCCAGGCTTTAATACTACTCTAGAGCTGTTGGCATATCTCCACAACGTTAAAAAAGGTAATAAATTTATATATAGGTTTTATAATACTGCATCTCCTCCCGTGCTTAGAGGAGATGAGATAAAATATGATGACATCATAAGATACGTTGAAAGTGGAAAAAGCAATGAGGTAAAGGCTTTATATTTAAGCCCGAGATTAATGTCTCGTTACACTAAATTTATCAAAGATAATTGGGAGGAAATTTCTAACTATACTGAAATATTTAATGAGATATTTAATGAAATTAACGAGATTAATGTTGAAGAATATTTAACAATGACGTTAGAACCTTTCGGCGGGACTTACACTTTTTACCTAATCAGAAAGGACGGCAAAAGGGTAAGGCTTTACGATGTTGGGGAAGGTGTGAAAATCTATATAATTTCAAGGATATTATATGAATACTTGAAGCCTAGTATAATTCTATGGGACGATATTGAGTCTCACCTGAATTCTTCATTACTAGGTAAAGTTATTGCTTGGTTTTCTGATATACCTTCCCAAGTTGTAGTCACTACGCATAACCTTGAGGTAGCAAAAGATATTGCAAAGGACGGTAAGTGCATTGTTGTTGATATAGATAAGGATGGTATATTAAGGGTAAAAGAAATACAGGATCTTGAGGAATATTTAAAGTTAGGTTTAGATCCTAGAGCAATAATTAGGGCGATAGGTAGTGGTAAAGATAAAGCTATTAACCCCTAG
- a CDS encoding type II toxin-antitoxin system CcdA family antitoxin, producing MSDWVTVSTKIRREVWEKAKAYNINIGETLRKALEEEVKRREEEETRRLLDLASEEVKKIPSEEIVEEIRKWRRER from the coding sequence GTGAGTGACTGGGTAACCGTATCTACTAAAATCAGAAGAGAAGTATGGGAGAAGGCTAAAGCATATAACATTAACATAGGCGAAACGCTTAGGAAGGCATTAGAGGAGGAGGTGAAGAGAAGAGAAGAGGAGGAGACTAGAAGGTTGTTAGACTTAGCATCAGAAGAAGTGAAGAAAATACCCTCTGAAGAGATTGTGGAAGAAATAAGGAAATGGAGGAGGGAGAGATGA
- a CDS encoding type II toxin-antitoxin system VapC family toxin: protein MHVDEVLQKCDQTYVIFDTSIILDYIRLSSRDKNHRLEVLSYIINNCRNKVITLLNLEEILVGNIGNKEEIENFIFYSFKILNITEKEAEVTAELEVKVREEGLGFKGENWRIDLFIASFAYTRSYYILTKDSDFKKILDCKLHLLHIIHYLELHAQGIQRPTTPNYSKLTNMFCIWKSDYQTDG from the coding sequence ATGCACGTTGATGAAGTATTGCAGAAATGTGATCAAACATACGTTATTTTTGATACAAGCATAATTTTAGATTATATAAGGCTCTCAAGTAGAGATAAAAATCACAGGTTAGAAGTTTTATCGTATATAATAAATAACTGTAGGAATAAGGTCATTACTCTGTTAAATCTTGAGGAAATATTAGTAGGTAACATTGGAAATAAAGAGGAGATAGAGAATTTTATCTTCTATTCCTTTAAAATACTCAATATTACAGAGAAAGAGGCAGAAGTAACAGCAGAACTTGAAGTGAAGGTTAGAGAAGAAGGGCTAGGATTTAAGGGCGAAAATTGGAGGATAGACCTTTTTATTGCATCATTTGCATATACACGCTCTTACTACATCCTTACTAAGGACTCAGACTTCAAGAAAATATTGGATTGTAAATTACATTTATTACACATTATACACTATTTAGAGCTTCACGCTCAAGGAATTCAACGGCCTACAACCCCAAATTACTCAAAGCTAACCAATATGTTTTGTATATGGAAGTCGGATTACCAGACGGATGGATAA
- a CDS encoding ATP-binding protein, with product MNIEELKRVIKDQREYLESLEKQKIIERELPFNVEQYLSKPNILAILGVRRSGKSTLGYLLVREKNFAYIDFSDDRLVNFTDFDTLTKAFYELYGDFTHVLIDEPQYVNGWELFVNRLRKEKSVIITGSNSSLLSGELASALTGRHVDLILFPFSFKEYLTFRGVKVDLYSTKSISLIKNELENYLKEGGFPETLSLGKRIIPSIYNDIITKDVIGRYKIRDVVKFKEFVNSMVKYYSTEISVRKLANLLKISTRTIEEWLNAIQESYLLFFVRRYSRSPKQFNGQRKVYVIDAGIVNYLTSFSYGGLMENVVAIQLLRKNQLEGIYYLRGEDYEVDFVDEKNGELIQVSYVSSQDEINRNEIRSLVKGSQITEFNKLTIVSWDLEDEIIVEGKKIRIVPLWKYLI from the coding sequence ATGAACATTGAGGAATTAAAGAGGGTGATCAAAGATCAGAGAGAGTATTTAGAATCGTTAGAAAAACAGAAAATAATAGAAAGGGAGCTACCATTTAACGTTGAGCAGTATTTATCTAAACCTAATATCTTAGCAATATTAGGCGTGAGAAGGTCTGGTAAATCTACATTAGGTTATCTTTTGGTAAGGGAGAAGAATTTTGCTTATATTGATTTCAGTGATGACAGATTAGTAAATTTCACAGACTTTGATACACTAACCAAAGCGTTCTATGAATTATACGGTGATTTCACTCACGTTTTGATAGATGAACCCCAATATGTTAATGGCTGGGAATTATTTGTAAATAGATTAAGGAAGGAAAAGAGTGTGATAATTACTGGAAGTAATTCAAGTTTACTTTCTGGCGAGCTAGCTAGTGCTTTAACTGGTAGACATGTGGACTTAATTCTTTTCCCCTTTTCGTTTAAAGAATACTTAACTTTTAGAGGGGTGAAAGTGGACTTATATTCTACGAAGTCAATCTCTTTAATAAAGAATGAATTAGAAAACTATCTGAAAGAGGGAGGATTTCCGGAAACCCTATCCTTAGGTAAGAGAATTATCCCATCAATTTATAATGATATAATAACTAAGGATGTCATCGGTAGGTATAAGATAAGGGATGTAGTTAAATTTAAGGAGTTTGTAAACTCCATGGTTAAATACTACTCTACTGAGATATCAGTGAGGAAATTGGCAAATTTATTAAAGATAAGCACTAGAACAATTGAGGAATGGCTTAACGCAATCCAAGAGTCATATTTATTATTCTTCGTCAGAAGATATAGCAGAAGTCCCAAACAGTTTAATGGTCAAAGAAAAGTATATGTTATAGACGCTGGAATAGTTAACTACCTAACTTCTTTCTCTTATGGTGGTCTAATGGAGAACGTAGTAGCAATACAATTACTGAGGAAGAACCAATTGGAGGGAATTTACTATTTGAGGGGTGAGGATTATGAAGTGGATTTTGTAGATGAAAAAAACGGAGAGTTAATACAAGTATCTTATGTGTCTTCTCAAGATGAGATAAATAGGAATGAGATAAGGTCTTTAGTTAAGGGAAGTCAGATCACGGAGTTTAATAAGCTAACTATAGTGAGTTGGGATTTGGAAGATGAAATAATAGTTGAGGGTAAAAAGATTAGAATTGTGCCCCTATGGAAGTACTTAATTTAA